Proteins encoded within one genomic window of Mesobacillus subterraneus:
- the istA gene encoding IS21 family transposase produces MIHYRKILELYDEGISLRGIAASTGHSRQKVTEIIELAGKKGLECPLEEEMDDRWIEDFLFPEKTMEGSGRQPLDFEYIHKELAKPNVTLSLLHHEYEARSRANNTIPYSYRSFVRYYSNYAQKYKATMRIRRKPGEIMEVDWAGSTLFIIDRDTGEKVKAYVFVATLPCSQFSYAEATLSMDRHSWINAHIHAYEYFGGVTQILVSDNLKTGVTKHTSRELVLNPTYKEMANHYNTIIMPARVRSPKDKASVEGSVGTISTWIIAALRNTHCFSIEELNVELRKKLEEYNQRPFTRKEGCRFSAFEEEEKFALSPLPATPYKISEWRTAKVKPDYHISVDSMFYSVPYEYINQDVDVKLTDDMVVVYFKHMWLTSHKRLYGRFGQPSTLPEHMPDNHKLYVEHTPEVAIEWASSIGSSTTIVVQYLLDSYQSERQALQSIFSLKKMEQRYTKYEIELACKMVLSMTGRPTVKSIQTILKSNKKKDAEQEINKNTEVSETNFGFTRGASYYGGKE; encoded by the coding sequence ATGATCCATTATCGTAAGATATTGGAATTATATGACGAGGGAATTAGTCTAAGGGGCATTGCCGCCAGTACTGGTCACTCTCGGCAGAAAGTAACTGAAATCATTGAATTGGCTGGAAAGAAAGGATTGGAATGCCCGCTAGAGGAGGAAATGGACGATAGATGGATTGAGGATTTTCTTTTTCCTGAAAAGACCATGGAAGGCTCCGGCAGACAGCCTCTTGATTTTGAGTACATTCACAAAGAGTTAGCTAAACCGAATGTTACTCTGTCTCTTTTGCATCATGAATACGAAGCACGTAGCCGTGCGAATAACACGATTCCTTACTCCTATCGGAGTTTTGTACGGTATTACAGTAATTATGCTCAAAAGTACAAGGCGACAATGCGTATTCGAAGAAAACCAGGCGAAATAATGGAGGTTGATTGGGCTGGGTCCACACTTTTCATTATTGATAGAGATACTGGGGAAAAAGTGAAGGCGTATGTATTTGTCGCTACATTACCGTGCAGTCAGTTTTCCTATGCGGAAGCAACGCTTTCAATGGATCGGCATTCCTGGATTAACGCACATATACATGCGTATGAATATTTTGGCGGCGTAACTCAGATACTGGTTTCGGATAATCTGAAAACCGGTGTAACGAAGCACACTTCTAGGGAACTTGTGTTGAATCCTACGTACAAGGAAATGGCCAATCATTACAATACAATCATTATGCCAGCACGTGTGCGCAGCCCTAAAGATAAAGCGAGTGTTGAAGGCTCTGTTGGTACGATTTCAACATGGATTATAGCAGCACTGAGGAATACGCATTGTTTTAGCATCGAAGAATTAAATGTGGAATTACGTAAGAAACTTGAGGAATATAACCAGCGTCCTTTTACCAGAAAAGAAGGATGCCGTTTTTCTGCTTTTGAGGAAGAGGAGAAATTTGCGCTTTCCCCTCTCCCAGCCACGCCTTACAAAATATCTGAATGGAGAACGGCGAAAGTAAAGCCTGATTACCACATATCTGTAGACAGTATGTTTTACTCCGTGCCATACGAATATATTAATCAGGATGTGGATGTGAAGCTTACCGATGATATGGTTGTAGTCTATTTTAAGCACATGTGGCTAACTTCACACAAACGATTATATGGGAGATTCGGTCAGCCATCAACCCTTCCGGAGCATATGCCCGATAATCATAAGTTATATGTAGAGCACACGCCCGAAGTAGCGATTGAGTGGGCCAGCAGCATTGGCTCCTCCACTACTATTGTCGTTCAATACCTTTTAGACTCCTATCAGTCTGAAAGACAGGCACTGCAATCTATCTTTTCTTTAAAGAAAATGGAGCAGCGTTACACCAAATATGAGATAGAACTGGCATGTAAAATGGTGTTATCCATGACAGGAAGACCGACGGTCAAAAGCATCCAGACAATATTGAAAAGCAACAAGAAAAAAGACGCTGAACAAGAAATAAATAAAAATACAGAGGTAAGCGAGACCAATTTTGGCTTCACACGTGGGGCTTCTTATTATGGAGGAAAAGAGTAA
- a CDS encoding YrhC family protein: protein MINLDAKQLYDKMVDFKQFATVLLAVGAFFYLGIIIPSETKVMTDIYIATGASVGFLAGSVSFFSIAKKYRNQLVETEEGQELLMKK from the coding sequence GTGATTAATTTGGACGCTAAACAACTCTATGATAAAATGGTTGATTTTAAACAATTTGCAACTGTACTTCTTGCTGTAGGAGCTTTTTTTTACCTTGGTATAATCATTCCATCTGAAACGAAAGTGATGACAGATATATATATTGCAACAGGTGCCTCTGTTGGTTTCCTTGCTGGTTCAGTATCATTTTTCTCAATCGCTAAAAAATACCGCAACCAGCTGGTAGAAACAGAAGAAGGTCAGGAATTGCTGATGAAGAAATAA
- a CDS encoding YrzI family small protein: MTLNILFLTITINKRPVSLEEIRHNEMVEKMVEDNKTRQTMLRPF; encoded by the coding sequence ATGACCCTAAATATCTTGTTTTTAACAATTACAATCAACAAACGCCCAGTGTCTTTGGAAGAAATACGCCATAACGAAATGGTAGAAAAAATGGTTGAAGATAACAAAACCCGTCAAACAATGCTGCGCCCGTTTTAA
- a CDS encoding YrrS family protein yields MKHDEDNLNEGTRSRLRSKRRKTNLILNSLIVVVILLIGIVSFNIFFSNDEGAADQNDVAAEKDQAAASPDKKEDSKDTDKKDDSQDSDKNAADESESEEESEENEELADPIVTEGGSDANVKQTIENPEWKPVGTTQSGEHTTVFDQNAVDWQEMILAYSYATGIDKNNMTVWFNGNGGAPNTAVGTISEKGSDQTYRVSIQWVDGQGWKPLKVEELIKNDKNP; encoded by the coding sequence TTGAAGCACGATGAGGATAACCTAAATGAGGGGACACGTTCACGATTAAGATCCAAGCGCAGAAAAACGAACCTTATTTTAAATAGCTTGATTGTTGTCGTTATTTTGTTGATCGGAATTGTCTCTTTTAACATTTTTTTCAGCAATGATGAAGGGGCAGCCGACCAAAACGATGTTGCGGCTGAGAAAGATCAGGCCGCAGCTTCCCCTGATAAAAAAGAGGACAGCAAGGATACTGACAAAAAAGACGATAGCCAGGATTCCGATAAAAATGCAGCTGATGAATCAGAGTCTGAAGAGGAGTCGGAAGAGAATGAGGAATTGGCTGATCCAATAGTGACAGAAGGCGGAAGTGATGCCAATGTCAAGCAGACGATTGAAAATCCTGAATGGAAGCCGGTTGGCACAACCCAATCTGGAGAACATACGACTGTGTTCGACCAAAATGCGGTTGATTGGCAGGAAATGATTCTTGCCTATTCCTATGCTACCGGCATTGATAAGAATAATATGACGGTATGGTTTAATGGAAATGGCGGTGCGCCTAATACCGCCGTAGGAACCATCTCTGAAAAGGGAAGTGACCAGACGTACAGGGTATCGATTCAATGGGTGGACGGCCAGGGCTGGAAGCCGCTGAAGGTGGAAGAATTGATCAAAAATGATAAAAACCCATAA
- a CDS encoding YrzA family protein, producing MNFQFDLIEDKIEFFDAIDLKALEQKINKQIEINKAIMLSVHHVSHQMHLDDKGRLFYSAVVHFKAKK from the coding sequence ATGAATTTCCAATTTGATTTAATTGAAGATAAGATTGAATTTTTTGATGCAATCGATTTGAAAGCCCTGGAACAAAAAATCAATAAGCAAATCGAAATCAATAAAGCAATCATGCTGTCTGTCCATCACGTGTCCCACCAGATGCATTTAGACGATAAAGGCAGACTGTTCTATTCAGCTGTCGTCCACTTCAAAGCAAAAAAATAA
- a CDS encoding 5'-methylthioadenosine/adenosylhomocysteine nucleosidase, whose amino-acid sequence MSRIGIIGAMDEEIQHILDAMKGYDEKKKAGITFYVGTFNGYDVVLCKSGVGKVNASVCTQILIDEFTASNIVFTGVAGAVNPDLKIGDIVVSTDCVQHDMDVRALGFELGIIPYTEVSVFKADERLVDLAITASKEIVDDKKIVSGRILSGDQFIADRDKVKFLHEELNGYCTEMEGAAVGQVCSMNNIPFVIIRSMSDQADGSADVNFLEFTKLASQNSFEIVNEMIKNWNLD is encoded by the coding sequence ATGAGCAGAATTGGTATTATAGGCGCAATGGATGAAGAGATTCAGCATATCCTTGACGCAATGAAAGGCTATGATGAAAAAAAGAAAGCAGGCATCACTTTTTATGTCGGCACTTTCAACGGATATGACGTTGTACTTTGCAAGTCAGGAGTCGGGAAAGTTAACGCGAGCGTATGTACTCAAATATTAATTGATGAATTCACTGCGTCAAATATAGTATTTACAGGTGTTGCCGGTGCTGTTAATCCGGACTTGAAAATAGGGGATATTGTTGTTTCAACTGATTGTGTACAGCATGATATGGACGTTCGTGCATTAGGTTTCGAGCTAGGGATAATCCCTTATACAGAAGTGTCTGTATTCAAAGCGGATGAGAGATTGGTGGATTTGGCGATTACAGCGAGCAAAGAAATTGTAGATGACAAGAAAATCGTCAGTGGACGCATTTTATCTGGTGACCAATTCATCGCCGATCGTGATAAAGTGAAATTCCTTCATGAGGAGCTTAATGGTTATTGTACAGAAATGGAAGGGGCAGCCGTTGGACAAGTATGCAGCATGAACAACATTCCATTCGTTATCATAAGGTCAATGTCTGATCAGGCAGATGGATCCGCTGATGTTAACTTCCTGGAATTCACGAAACTCGCTTCACAGAACTCCTTTGAGATCGTAAATGAGATGATCAAGAACTGGAACCTGGATTAA
- a CDS encoding amidohydrolase family protein, producing MARKLLYNVTVVTSNSNNEVIENGAIGIEDEKIVYVGATPEDFASYDEKIDLKGNILLPGLVNTHGHTPMSLLRGYADDLHLQTWLEEKIWPLEAKYTAEHAKWGAKLSILEMIRTGTTTFVDMYDNMEEIAKAVDEAGVRGVLCRGVIGFGSDELRQSKLKEAADFAKSWNTGAGGRITTMLSPHSPYTCSPEYISQIIDKSAELNVPLHTHMSETRFEVEKNIEDFGVTPVVHLDKLGFFDRPSLVAHAVHVSDEDIEILAKKDVKVSHNVISNLKLGSGIAPVGKMLEKEVTVSLGTDSVASNNNLDLFEELKAAATIHKGAASDATVITAQQALRMATIQGAESLWLEKRIGSLEVGKDADFIVVNANQSFFYPKHNPVSHLVYSGSGRDVKDVYVKGKQILDNGQFKTIDEEKVLYEANRMSKLLS from the coding sequence ATGGCAAGAAAGTTATTATATAACGTCACCGTCGTTACGAGTAATTCGAATAATGAAGTGATCGAAAATGGCGCTATAGGCATTGAAGATGAAAAAATTGTTTATGTGGGAGCAACTCCTGAAGATTTTGCTTCTTATGATGAAAAAATAGATTTGAAAGGAAATATTCTCCTGCCAGGACTTGTCAATACGCATGGACACACACCAATGTCTTTGCTGAGAGGATATGCGGATGATTTGCATTTGCAAACATGGCTGGAAGAAAAAATCTGGCCGCTTGAAGCAAAATACACAGCTGAGCATGCAAAATGGGGCGCGAAGCTATCTATCCTTGAAATGATCCGTACAGGTACCACGACTTTTGTTGATATGTATGACAATATGGAAGAAATCGCAAAGGCGGTTGATGAAGCAGGAGTACGTGGAGTGCTGTGCCGCGGTGTGATTGGTTTTGGTTCAGATGAGCTTCGACAGAGCAAGCTTAAGGAAGCAGCGGACTTTGCGAAAAGCTGGAACACTGGCGCTGGTGGCCGTATTACGACTATGCTGTCACCTCATTCTCCTTATACATGCTCACCTGAGTATATCTCTCAAATCATTGATAAATCTGCCGAACTGAACGTACCACTGCATACCCATATGTCTGAAACGAGATTTGAAGTAGAAAAGAATATCGAGGACTTTGGTGTAACACCAGTAGTGCACCTGGACAAACTTGGATTCTTTGACCGTCCATCGTTGGTGGCACATGCTGTCCATGTTAGCGATGAGGATATTGAAATCCTTGCAAAAAAAGATGTGAAGGTTTCCCATAATGTGATCAGTAATCTCAAATTAGGCAGCGGAATTGCTCCGGTTGGCAAAATGCTCGAAAAAGAAGTCACAGTCAGCCTTGGTACAGATAGCGTCGCTTCAAACAATAACCTGGATTTGTTTGAAGAACTGAAAGCAGCAGCGACAATCCATAAAGGAGCAGCCAGTGATGCAACTGTAATAACTGCCCAGCAAGCCTTAAGGATGGCGACCATCCAAGGAGCAGAATCACTTTGGCTCGAGAAAAGGATTGGATCGCTGGAAGTTGGCAAAGATGCAGACTTTATTGTCGTGAATGCCAATCAGTCATTCTTTTACCCTAAGCATAATCCAGTATCCCATCTTGTTTATTCCGGATCCGGACGGGATGTCAAGGATGTCTATGTCAAGGGAAAACAAATACTAGATAATGGACAGTTCAAAACAATTGATGAAGAAAAAGTACTTTATGAAGCTAACAGAATGTCAAAACTTCTTTCGTGA